A single window of Geoanaerobacter pelophilus DNA harbors:
- a CDS encoding carboxypeptidase regulatory-like domain-containing protein has product MAQGEWEITRHQVAIAGKVTDVVTGRPLPGARISVSCTNGKMELTAESDGHFHVLDLANGTYEVEASLPGAGYGNGIKQVTVTRNSDGRIQMAVAEMQLAIAH; this is encoded by the coding sequence ATGGCGCAGGGAGAGTGGGAGATCACAAGGCATCAGGTGGCAATAGCCGGGAAAGTCACAGATGTCGTGACCGGCAGGCCGCTGCCGGGTGCCAGGATTTCCGTTTCATGCACAAATGGCAAAATGGAGCTGACTGCGGAATCGGACGGACATTTCCATGTTCTCGATCTGGCTAATGGCACCTACGAAGTTGAGGCGTCGCTGCCCGGCGCAGGATATGGCAACGGGATCAAGCAGGTGACGGTCACCCGCAACAGTGACGGGCGAATTCAAATGGCCGTGGCGGAAATGCAACTGGCTATCGCGCATTAA
- a CDS encoding phage tail sheath family protein has product MADYFAPGVYVEEVPSAVKPIAGVGTSTAGFVGVAADIAATDMPLNPAGGNYTQATAGVAQPINGWEEFRKKFGDFCEDNQYLAHSVYGFFNNGGTRCWVIRVASVDDVSDAIDKFNELDEIAIVAAPLPPDTDQDALNAIHSKLVSHCQLLEDRVAILDCTRDIASDNLVISTDDSGIWRPAANPKGYGAFYFPWIEVADPLQSAGTRIAVPPSGHLAGIYARSDAQRGVHKAPANEVVMGALGLKYRVSKSLQASLNPLAVNCIREFNGTIKVWGARTLASDPNGDPEWKYINVRRLINYLRESIDEGTQWVVFEPNDMALWAKINRNITAFLTNVWRAGALFGSTPQQAFYVKCDAETNPSEVRDLGQVVTEIGVAVVKPAEFVIFRISQWAGPSK; this is encoded by the coding sequence ATGGCTGATTATTTCGCACCAGGAGTCTATGTGGAAGAGGTGCCCTCTGCAGTTAAGCCGATTGCCGGAGTCGGTACGAGCACGGCCGGATTCGTTGGCGTTGCCGCAGACATAGCGGCCACTGACATGCCGCTGAACCCGGCAGGCGGGAATTATACCCAGGCCACGGCAGGGGTGGCGCAGCCGATCAATGGCTGGGAGGAGTTCCGGAAAAAGTTTGGCGATTTCTGCGAGGATAACCAGTACCTGGCCCATAGCGTCTACGGCTTTTTCAATAACGGCGGCACCCGTTGCTGGGTTATCAGGGTTGCGTCCGTGGATGATGTCAGCGACGCCATCGACAAGTTCAACGAGCTTGACGAAATCGCCATCGTGGCTGCGCCTTTGCCGCCGGATACCGACCAGGATGCGTTGAATGCCATTCACTCCAAGCTGGTTTCCCATTGCCAGCTACTGGAGGACCGGGTGGCGATACTCGACTGCACCCGCGACATTGCCAGCGACAATCTGGTGATCTCAACCGATGACTCCGGCATCTGGCGCCCAGCGGCCAACCCGAAAGGGTACGGGGCATTCTATTTCCCCTGGATCGAGGTTGCTGATCCCCTGCAGAGCGCCGGCACGAGGATAGCGGTGCCGCCTAGCGGCCATCTGGCAGGGATCTATGCCAGGTCCGACGCGCAGCGTGGCGTCCACAAGGCCCCGGCAAACGAGGTGGTAATGGGTGCCCTCGGGCTTAAGTACCGGGTCAGCAAGTCGCTCCAGGCAAGCCTCAATCCGCTTGCCGTCAACTGCATTCGTGAATTCAACGGCACCATCAAGGTCTGGGGCGCCCGTACCCTGGCTTCAGATCCGAACGGCGATCCGGAATGGAAATACATCAACGTCCGGCGCCTGATCAACTACCTCCGCGAGTCGATTGACGAAGGGACCCAGTGGGTGGTGTTCGAGCCGAACGACATGGCGCTCTGGGCCAAGATCAACCGGAACATCACGGCGTTTCTTACCAATGTCTGGCGGGCCGGGGCGCTCTTCGGCAGCACGCCACAGCAGGCGTTCTATGTCAAGTGCGATGCTGAAACCAACCCGTCAGAGGTCCGCGACCTAGGCCAGGTGGTGACCGAGATCGGCGTGGCAGTGGTGAAGCCGGCTGAATTTGTCATTTTCAGAATCAGCCAGTGGGCCGGACCTTCTAAATAG
- a CDS encoding lamin tail domain-containing protein, protein MPGRYRTPGVYIRELTVAPARELATGIPLFIGYAADGAAREPLAVGRWDEFRTVFGDPAPDRYLAYSVRGFFANGGSLCHVCAIDRGIAVSQALEALFDELSKGELLAAVDLICVPEIQLFPSQALALQQKVLDFCRARASQAGGYLFAILDSVKGVDTVGVLQQRQALTGDDGALYYPWIRVSDGPVASGGCVPPCGHIAGIYARSDQMYGVHKAPANEIVEEAIDLETVLNDQGQGELNPENVSCLRSFPGRGIRVWGARTVSRDPAWTYVNVRRLFLAICRTIEQKMAELVFEPNDPTLWMRIRRELGSYLGSLHRKGAFQGEKPEEAYFVKCDSETNSSELRDQGKLVVVIGLAMAAPAEFIIVRIVQTDGGVTVTPDTGLLPSMSMPSAGNGAEVEIVSIYPDPPGADLAGEFVTLRNRGGSAVELTGWVLRDLAGHRYVFPNYTIHPGAEVKVWTKPGEDTLNDLYWGHRAPLWNNTGDTAYLLDEQERLAACFAYEGVRNKNKTRQP, encoded by the coding sequence ATGCCGGGGAGATACAGGACACCTGGAGTGTATATCCGAGAGCTGACCGTGGCTCCGGCACGGGAGCTGGCGACCGGGATACCTCTGTTCATCGGGTATGCCGCGGACGGTGCGGCTCGTGAGCCTTTGGCCGTTGGCCGTTGGGACGAGTTCCGCACTGTTTTCGGCGACCCGGCGCCCGACCGCTACCTTGCCTATAGTGTGCGCGGCTTTTTCGCCAATGGTGGCTCCCTCTGTCATGTCTGCGCCATCGACCGGGGGATAGCGGTTAGCCAGGCACTTGAAGCCCTTTTTGATGAGCTCTCCAAAGGGGAGCTGCTTGCTGCGGTCGATCTGATCTGTGTCCCCGAGATTCAGCTCTTCCCATCCCAGGCTTTGGCGCTGCAGCAGAAGGTCCTCGATTTTTGCCGCGCCCGGGCCAGTCAGGCCGGCGGCTATCTCTTCGCCATTCTCGACTCGGTCAAAGGGGTTGATACCGTCGGCGTGCTGCAGCAGCGCCAAGCGCTCACCGGTGACGACGGCGCCCTTTACTATCCCTGGATCCGGGTGAGCGACGGCCCTGTGGCCAGCGGCGGCTGTGTCCCCCCTTGCGGGCATATTGCCGGGATTTACGCCCGCAGCGACCAGATGTACGGGGTGCACAAGGCCCCGGCCAATGAGATCGTCGAAGAGGCGATCGATCTCGAAACAGTGTTGAATGACCAGGGCCAGGGGGAATTGAACCCGGAAAACGTCAGCTGCCTCCGCTCCTTTCCGGGGCGGGGGATCAGGGTCTGGGGGGCACGGACCGTCAGCCGCGATCCTGCCTGGACCTATGTCAATGTCAGAAGGCTCTTCCTCGCGATCTGCCGGACCATAGAGCAGAAGATGGCGGAGCTGGTGTTCGAACCCAATGACCCTACGCTCTGGATGCGGATCAGGCGGGAACTGGGCAGCTATCTCGGCTCCCTGCACCGCAAGGGGGCGTTTCAGGGAGAGAAGCCGGAAGAAGCCTATTTCGTCAAGTGCGACAGCGAAACCAACAGTAGCGAACTCCGCGACCAGGGGAAACTGGTGGTGGTGATCGGCCTGGCCATGGCAGCCCCGGCGGAATTCATCATTGTCCGGATCGTCCAGACCGACGGCGGGGTGACGGTCACCCCGGACACCGGGCTGCTTCCCTCCATGTCCATGCCATCTGCGGGTAACGGCGCGGAGGTGGAGATCGTCAGCATCTATCCCGATCCGCCCGGCGCCGACCTGGCCGGAGAGTTTGTCACGCTGCGCAACCGCGGGGGGAGTGCGGTGGAGCTGACCGGTTGGGTGCTGCGCGACCTTGCCGGACACCGCTATGTCTTCCCTAACTATACGATTCACCCCGGCGCCGAGGTCAAGGTCTGGACCAAACCGGGAGAAGATACCCTGAACGACCTGTACTGGGGGCATCGCGCCCCACTCTGGAACAATACCGGCGACACCGCTTATCTGCTCGATGAACAGGAGCGGCTCGCCGCCTGTTTCGCCTATGAAGGCGTGCGCAACAAAAACAAGACACGGCAGCCGTAA
- a CDS encoding phage tail protein — protein sequence MATGDRKDPFRAYNFLVEIDGITRAGFKECSGLDSTQDPIEYREGGEPLHARKLPGMVKFSNITLKRGITDDAELWAWRKTAMEGKVERKNGSIILLDDTGAEKLRWNFVHAWPNKWTGPTFNASGNEVAIESLEIAHEGVAKA from the coding sequence ATGGCAACTGGAGATCGCAAAGACCCTTTTCGCGCGTATAACTTCCTGGTTGAGATCGACGGCATCACCCGGGCCGGTTTCAAGGAGTGTTCCGGGCTGGATTCCACCCAGGACCCGATCGAGTACCGTGAGGGGGGTGAGCCGCTCCATGCGCGCAAGCTTCCCGGCATGGTGAAGTTCTCGAATATCACTCTCAAACGCGGCATTACCGATGATGCGGAACTCTGGGCCTGGCGCAAGACCGCCATGGAGGGGAAGGTTGAGCGGAAAAACGGCTCCATCATCCTGCTTGATGACACCGGTGCGGAAAAGCTCCGCTGGAACTTTGTCCACGCCTGGCCGAACAAGTGGACCGGCCCGACCTTCAACGCCTCCGGCAACGAGGTTGCCATCGAGTCGCTGGAAATCGCCCATGAAGGGGTAGCCAAGGCATGA
- a CDS encoding phage tail assembly protein gives MTLQTEFSFTLPRGYVDQEGNLHREGSMRLATAFDEIAPMKDPRVQANPAYLVIILLSRVITRLGSHTSLNPKMVEGLFSADLAFLQDFYRRINEYGTSRMEVGCPHCEGRFEVEVNGSGEA, from the coding sequence ATGACGCTGCAGACCGAATTCAGCTTTACCCTGCCGCGGGGCTATGTGGATCAGGAAGGGAACCTGCATCGGGAAGGGAGCATGCGGCTGGCCACCGCCTTTGACGAGATCGCTCCGATGAAAGACCCGCGGGTGCAGGCCAACCCGGCCTATCTGGTCATCATCCTGCTGTCGCGGGTGATAACGCGGCTCGGCAGCCACACCTCCCTCAACCCGAAGATGGTCGAGGGGCTGTTCTCGGCCGACCTCGCCTTTCTCCAGGATTTCTACCGAAGGATCAACGAGTACGGCACCAGCAGGATGGAGGTGGGGTGTCCCCACTGCGAAGGCCGGTTCGAGGTGGAGGTGAACGGCTCGGGGGAAGCATAG
- a CDS encoding DUF6760 family protein, whose protein sequence is MSGEVAYIAYHFHWPHEEIMGMEHHERRRWVDEIARINERVNQGCAG, encoded by the coding sequence TTGTCCGGGGAGGTAGCCTATATCGCTTATCACTTCCACTGGCCCCATGAAGAGATCATGGGGATGGAGCACCATGAGCGGCGGCGCTGGGTGGATGAGATCGCCCGGATAAATGAGCGGGTGAATCAGGGCTGCGCCGGTTGA
- a CDS encoding phage tail protein: protein MALDKRRDPYLSFNFLVEIEGLVTAGFREVTGLQAEVEVHDYREGGLNSYIHRLAGPARYPSNLVLRHGLTDDPSLWLWHQEVRRGVIQRRNVSIILLDTTRAPVQHWHLERAYPLRWVGPELRAEANAVAIEAVELVHCGFHD, encoded by the coding sequence ATGGCACTAGACAAGCGGCGCGATCCATATCTCAGCTTCAATTTCCTGGTAGAAATCGAGGGGCTGGTGACAGCCGGGTTCCGGGAGGTTACCGGACTCCAGGCTGAGGTTGAGGTGCATGACTACCGTGAAGGCGGCTTGAACAGCTACATCCACCGCCTGGCCGGTCCGGCGCGTTACCCGTCCAACCTGGTGCTGAGGCATGGCCTGACCGACGACCCGTCGCTCTGGCTCTGGCACCAGGAGGTGCGCCGGGGGGTCATCCAAAGGCGGAACGTCTCCATCATTCTGCTCGATACTACCAGGGCGCCGGTGCAGCACTGGCATCTGGAGCGGGCCTATCCGCTGCGCTGGGTCGGACCTGAGCTGCGGGCCGAAGCCAATGCCGTGGCGATTGAAGCGGTGGAATTAGTCCATTGTGGGTTCCATGACTGA
- a CDS encoding CIS tube protein, producing the protein MRLEKATIQKILGIPETIEVLFNPNEYRLSVSNQFAEIAIPGLEAPPIQYVRGNIRTLSMQLFFDTYEQGSDVREHTGRIAGLLDTDPELHAPPVCLFSWGTFNFQGVLERAEQRFTLFLPSGIPARATVDVTFKEFSDTGLRMAKHRSANFDKRYTVRRGDTLAGIAGKEYGDPKNWRPIAEANGMDDPLALQPGQVLSIPAIE; encoded by the coding sequence ATGAGACTGGAAAAGGCGACCATACAGAAGATCCTCGGCATACCGGAAACCATCGAGGTGCTGTTTAACCCGAATGAGTACCGGCTTTCGGTTTCCAACCAGTTTGCCGAGATTGCCATTCCCGGCCTGGAGGCACCGCCGATCCAGTATGTGCGGGGCAACATCCGGACCCTGTCAATGCAGCTCTTTTTCGATACCTATGAGCAGGGGAGTGACGTCCGGGAGCACACCGGCAGGATTGCAGGGCTGCTCGACACCGACCCGGAGCTGCATGCGCCGCCGGTTTGCCTGTTCAGCTGGGGCACCTTCAATTTCCAGGGGGTGCTGGAGCGGGCCGAGCAGCGGTTTACGCTGTTCCTGCCGAGCGGCATTCCGGCGCGGGCCACGGTCGATGTCACCTTCAAAGAGTTCAGCGACACCGGGCTTCGGATGGCCAAGCACCGCTCCGCCAATTTCGACAAACGTTATACTGTCCGACGCGGCGACACCCTGGCCGGTATTGCCGGAAAAGAGTACGGCGACCCGAAGAACTGGCGCCCCATTGCCGAGGCCAACGGTATGGATGATCCGTTGGCGTTGCAACCGGGCCAGGTCCTGAGCATCCCGGCAATAGAGTAG
- a CDS encoding phage late control D family protein has translation MPASLEYVPAFVIRIDGTELRHGFNFDVLSLSVTDSCNQGDSFTFTVRERHPERGRFPAGGTLQWLDSGTFEEGKEVEIELGYLGNCTMKFIGQVTAINPTFPESGVPTLTVRGQGLYCKLLVQCDSRPFREQTDSGIAREIATLVGLDARVDDTRAEHRQVSSGTGTYAAILQERANRIGYEVVVKERTLCFEKPRYLVERGPKLTLEWGKSLRSFSPALSTYRKLTHVRVRASQTTLGRGKEPLAHEAGPGDERAKLGRESASEIAMRLCGENRLLAEDHLAASQEEAMEVALAKLEASSIELISGRGACTGNPQLRARTVIELKGLGQRFSGNYYVTQATHTIDGSGYRCDFEVKRNGR, from the coding sequence ATGCCCGCATCACTGGAATACGTACCTGCATTTGTCATCAGGATCGACGGCACCGAGCTGAGGCACGGCTTTAACTTCGATGTGCTTTCGCTCTCGGTCACTGACAGCTGCAATCAGGGTGACTCCTTCACCTTTACCGTCAGGGAGCGGCACCCGGAGCGCGGGCGGTTTCCGGCGGGCGGGACCTTGCAGTGGCTTGACAGCGGCACCTTTGAAGAGGGGAAAGAGGTGGAGATCGAACTCGGCTACCTGGGGAACTGCACCATGAAATTCATCGGCCAGGTCACTGCCATCAACCCCACCTTTCCCGAAAGCGGCGTGCCGACCCTGACGGTCCGCGGCCAGGGGCTGTACTGCAAGCTGCTGGTGCAGTGCGACAGCCGCCCGTTCCGGGAGCAGACCGACAGCGGCATCGCCCGGGAGATTGCCACCCTGGTCGGCCTGGATGCGCGGGTCGATGACACCAGGGCCGAGCATCGCCAGGTGTCGTCAGGCACCGGCACCTATGCCGCCATCCTCCAGGAACGGGCCAACCGGATCGGTTACGAGGTGGTGGTCAAGGAGCGGACCCTCTGTTTTGAGAAGCCGCGCTACCTGGTGGAGCGGGGACCGAAGCTGACCCTTGAATGGGGCAAAAGCCTCCGGTCGTTTTCCCCGGCGCTCTCCACCTATCGCAAGCTGACCCATGTCCGGGTGCGCGCCTCGCAGACCACCCTGGGCCGGGGGAAGGAACCGCTGGCGCATGAGGCGGGACCTGGCGACGAGCGGGCCAAGCTCGGCAGAGAAAGCGCTTCGGAGATTGCCATGCGGCTCTGTGGTGAAAACCGGCTGCTGGCCGAAGATCACCTGGCAGCTTCCCAGGAAGAGGCGATGGAGGTGGCGCTGGCAAAGCTGGAGGCGAGTTCCATCGAGTTGATCTCCGGCAGGGGCGCTTGCACCGGCAATCCTCAGCTGCGGGCGCGGACGGTGATTGAGCTGAAAGGGCTGGGGCAAAGGTTCAGCGGCAACTACTACGTCACTCAAGCGACCCACACCATTGATGGCTCCGGCTATCGCTGCGATTTTGAAGTCAAGAGGAACGGACGATGA
- a CDS encoding phage baseplate assembly protein V — MSIGDLMTGAGNDQGRRYGVVTGIVNDIADPDNLGRVKVEIPSIGAVAESLSNWARIATMAAGKGRGSFFIPEVGDEVLVAFEHGDPNRPFVIGMLWNSDDTPPETMDGEGKNNLRTIKSRSGHLITMDDSKDDQKAKVTIKSQGGHEIVLDDANSKGKIELKSTGGHKVTLDDDGQKITICDSGGNKLELDAASSSLTISTSGNTDQTVGGNLKINVTGTVTLSAPSGITLDSASVKLGTGASLALVNETMLTAFNTHFHVGNLGAPTSPPTVPAIPGVQSTVMTKGA, encoded by the coding sequence ATGAGCATTGGCGACCTGATGACCGGAGCAGGCAATGACCAGGGGCGGCGCTACGGCGTTGTTACCGGGATCGTCAACGACATCGCCGACCCGGACAACCTCGGCCGGGTCAAGGTCGAGATCCCGTCCATCGGCGCTGTGGCGGAATCGCTCTCCAACTGGGCGCGAATCGCCACCATGGCGGCCGGCAAAGGGCGGGGGAGTTTCTTCATCCCCGAGGTGGGTGACGAAGTGCTGGTGGCGTTCGAGCATGGCGATCCAAACCGCCCGTTTGTGATCGGCATGCTCTGGAACAGCGACGACACGCCGCCCGAGACCATGGACGGCGAGGGGAAAAACAACCTGCGCACCATCAAGTCGCGCAGTGGCCATCTTATCACCATGGACGACAGCAAGGACGACCAGAAGGCCAAGGTGACCATCAAGAGCCAGGGGGGGCATGAAATCGTCCTGGACGATGCCAACTCCAAGGGGAAGATCGAGCTGAAGAGCACTGGCGGCCACAAGGTGACGCTCGACGACGACGGCCAGAAGATCACCATCTGCGATTCCGGCGGCAACAAGCTGGAACTGGATGCTGCCAGTAGTTCGCTGACCATCAGCACCAGCGGTAATACCGATCAGACCGTGGGGGGCAACCTGAAGATTAATGTCACCGGCACTGTCACCCTGTCGGCGCCGTCCGGGATCACCCTCGACAGCGCCAGCGTCAAGCTGGGGACCGGCGCGTCCCTGGCACTGGTCAACGAGACGATGCTGACCGCCTTCAATACCCACTTCCATGTGGGCAACCTCGGTGCTCCCACGTCGCCACCCACGGTGCCGGCGATTCCGGGGGTTCAGAGTACCGTCATGACCAAGGGGGCCTGA
- a CDS encoding GPW/gp25 family protein yields the protein MGSKFLGTGWKFPVKPGADQEIALAAEEESIAESIRIILGTSPGERLMHPDFGCNIHDYLFAPNNVRTAGLIRFHVEEALRRWEPRIDLQEVIAEAAPDEPSLLLLSITYRVKATDSRFNMVYPFYLERGSEP from the coding sequence ATGGGGAGCAAATTCCTCGGCACCGGCTGGAAATTTCCGGTCAAGCCGGGTGCTGACCAAGAAATAGCGCTGGCGGCAGAAGAGGAATCGATTGCCGAATCGATCCGGATCATCCTCGGCACCTCGCCGGGCGAACGACTGATGCACCCGGATTTCGGCTGCAACATCCACGATTATCTCTTTGCCCCGAACAATGTCCGGACAGCCGGACTGATCCGCTTTCATGTGGAGGAGGCGCTGCGACGCTGGGAGCCGCGCATCGACCTGCAGGAGGTAATCGCCGAGGCCGCTCCCGACGAACCGTCACTGCTCTTGCTAAGTATCACCTACCGGGTCAAGGCCACGGACAGTCGCTTCAACATGGTCTACCCGTTTTACCTGGAGCGGGGTAGCGAGCCGTGA